Sequence from the Schistocerca americana isolate TAMUIC-IGC-003095 chromosome 11, iqSchAmer2.1, whole genome shotgun sequence genome:
TGCAGTGAACCACCTGTAAATTTTGCAGCTAATTTCTGCCAGGTTTACGTTACATTGCCGGTAAACAATAGTTTTGATGATACGCTGTAGGTGCTGTTTGGTTCTCAGCTATAATTCAGTGTTTAACCACTGGGACTGCTGCTGCTGTCTTATTTTTGCAACCTGCAAAATTCTTTCAGTGTGCATAGTCATTTCGTAGCATATTACCAGTGCCATTGGTTTTAGTTCTTTGCTAGTGGAATAGACGTTGCATTCCGGTGTCGGTCGCAGAGCTGGTGAGAGCTGTAGTTCGACAGACCGCCGTCTGCGCCAGTGAGGCTGCTGCCGGCAGCGGCATGGCAGGCAACATGGCGACCCCTGCCGGTGCCTGGCTGAGGgaccgacggggggggggggggggggggtttatggaAGAAAGCGGGGAAGTTTATTATCTTACCCTGTAGTATGAGTGTAAAGGTTCAAATCGTCCGACATGGTGGTCGGTGTTGCAAGGGCAGCATTACAGATGTGTGGAATGCAAGATATGAGATTATTCTTTGATTCTCTTAAGTTAAATATTGACTGTCTGTGTAGTTCCAGATGATAAGCGCATTATGTGGTGTGAATATTGCTTTTAATATCAAATTGTAATTAAACACAGGAACTATGGTACTGTAAAATGTTTGCTGAATGTACAGAACTAAACTGAGAGGCGAAAATTCTGATGACAGAACTCTTATCTCAGTGATCTCGGCAAGCTGCATATTACAACATTCTGGTCTAGCAGCTTGTAGGGTGGTGCAAAATACTGTGATCAGATATTAGAATAATTGTGTTTATTCAAAATTAACTTCAGTTTATGTTGACATTTGCGAATTTTAGTCTGCAAGAGTACTCGAGCCATTCTTCTTGAGAGAAAAGTTGCCTGTTGTTACCTTCGTTACTTTACTCTTATTTGGCGTTGTCGCAATTTAGCTGCAGTGTTGCtggattttgtgtgttaattttggTACTTGAGGAGGGTAAAATTAGTGAGTGACAGTGGcatttaattttttcattcttaatttaaaaacattaaaaatggaTGTGGGGCAGTTATTTAAGTTTTATTGTACAGGAGTTTGTTAGGCTGGCTGCCTCAAAGACAGCATCGCCATGAGCCTCCTATTGTTGTTCTCACTGGCGAAATCTAGGGCTGTGCGCCCATCGACATTTCTGGTCCCTCTCTCGGCCCCTGCTGCGAGCAGCAAAGCTGCCACATCTGCGTGGTCCCTCGCTGCCGCCCAGAGCAGCGGTGTCCACCCAGTGAGATCCGTGGCATTGGGGTCAGCGGAGGCCGCTAGCAACACCTCCACCACAGCTGCGTGGCCGTTCTCTGCAGCGAAATGCATAGGCGTCCTCTGGTCGACGTCCCTGGCATCCACTGCCGCACCGGCACCCACGAGAAACCTCGCCGCCTCCACATGTCCGTGCTGTGCTGCACAGTGTAGGGCGGTCCCATCCCACCCACACCCCCCGTCCTTTGCCAGCACGTCGGCCCCTGCGGCGACCAGCGCCCTCAGCTCCCCCACTGCCCCCTGCCAAGCCGCCTCGAACAGCTTCCAGTTTCTCTCCTTTGTAGAGAGGCTCCTGCACAGAACACAGAAATTCCCACTCTCTGGTACAAGTACACAACACACACATAATGAAGAAAACTGCCATACCAGAAAACAGAACTGTTCTGAATACAAATCTGTCCTGCATAAACCTACCATATCCCTTCTACAATACAAAACAGTGGGCAACTCTGCGTGTATGAAGGTACAGCACAATTGTTCTATCCCTCTTATAATATCTTCATTCATTGACCATTCAAAATTGCTTTATATAACCTCTGAAGGAATTATGTTCTCACAATTTGCCACATTGATTCCTGGAAGTCACCTTCTTTGATCTCAGAACGGTATGGCTAACCAGTCACCTCCACAACAATACATGCTTCTTACAGCTAATACTAGTTCTCTGCCTCACTCACAAGAGGAATCCCATCTCCAGGTTTTCAAAGAGGCACTTTCCTAATATGCAGCCAAAAAAATGTCAGTCTGGTTATTGGCCAATTTCTTGACACAGCCTCATCAAATACTGAAAGTTTATGACAGAGAGAAAACGATTTGGTCAAATCATTTCTGACATAACAGAGAGTGAGGTGACAACACTTGCATgcatgcatgcgtgtgtgtgtgtttttctgtgccTGCTATCATATGCACATATCTTGTTATGTACTATTATGCTCAAACCTAAACCAATGACCTGAATTGTGCTTCACCTGATTTCTATGCAATCCACTTAACTGaactgtcttgcaggtcctctgcCCTCTTTTCAGTACAGTCATTTGACCACACAAAATGGTTACTGCAAGAGGCCACAAGAGACAACTTCTCTGTATGGCTGTCAGTCTAAAtgcaaagtaataccacgataatgCAAATATCAGGAAACATTTTACTAGAGATCACACTTGCAAACACAAATGTATTACGATAAATGACATTTGAAAAAGCAACATTCACCATGAAATTATATGACTAAAATATTTTTACTGCACTAGGATCTGGAATACAACTTGCAGCTATTGTTCCTGTTAAGTAAACACGAAATATCTTAAATATGGTTTCAGTCACAAGTAACAAAGAATGCGCATGTTTAAACTTGAAGTGACATGGTATAAACTTATCTGGTGACCAGAGATTCGAACCCAGTACTTAATAGGATGGTTAAGTTAAAGCACAATCAAATGTTATAAATCCCTAATTTTTAACCATAGCgagatgaaaaactgaaatgaagGGAGCAAAATGTTTTACCTAGTCAGGATTTGAACCCAGCATCTATTGACATTGAGTTCTAGTCACGAGTATATTGGTTAATTTGACCAGCACTGAAAAGTGCACATGTTGAACTGGAAATAACATGGCAAAAATTTTGGTACCGACTAGGAATCGAACCCTACACACATCATTATTGACTACATACAAAGAGGTgactatcaaattctttttcatcagtacctaggagtggcatgtttgaacCTGACATATGACGAAAAGTTGTGTGTCTGGCTTGGAGGCGAAAACAATACCCATCATCATTTGTTGACAAACCACAGAGAGATATTAAAAATCATAATTTGTCACATGTAGTTTGGTGTGAGCATGCCACAACTTGAAAAGACAAACCGGAATTTGAACTCAGACATGCACCTGTCGTGGAGATCTTCAGCACTTTGAAATCGTGGGGAAATTAGAATTCATGGAGTGACAGGATTCGAACACACTACATGCAGATTAGAAACTAGCTGCCTTAGCgatttttttcctcattttattttttaaccacTACACCATCCTTTTCCTTTCACACGACGTCCTCTGTGCCAAAGCTTTTAATTTTTGGTGTATCAATGCCAGGCAGGTGGCGACAAAGAGGGCAGTGGTCTAGAATTCGAAGGCCTTGCCACCGTGCAATACCTATACCTGTCACCTATATGCTCTTTTGTGatgcacttactttttatttttaattcgctGTCTACTAGAAGACCCCGAGATGCCACAGTGCTAAGCCTTCCTTGAAGATTTCGTCTTCTTGTGCTTCACAACTAACAGCACTGCCCGACATTAGGTCAGCAAGATTCTCACGGATTTCCTTTTTAATGCTGTTCTCTGTTGTGAGGACAGCCCTGCCAGTTCTTTCAAGTTCTGTGATAATTATTCTGCATCCTGTCTTCTGTTCACGTATGACACAAAATACTGAAGTTTGTTAACCGAAAATAGCCCCCTTTGTTCTCGCACACATTTGGAGTCCAAGCTGTTTTTGCCTCAGAACCAAAACTTTGGATTTGATTTGCTTGATCGCATTTCCAATGACAGAGGTGTCGAGACTGTACAGGTCCTGCAGGCACTGGAAATGAAACTTAGCTGTTTTTCTGTTCCAGAAACTGCCctccctgcaccccctcccccaCGACTTGCTGAGCAGTCAGTAATTAACGCAAACCCAAGCTTGTCACTGTCTGTGCTCCCACTAATTCAGCAGATGAGTTAAAATTGCTGATTATATTGGGATGTAGGACAGCCAAAATCTCCTACTAAAATGATACCATCATAATGAACTCCAAAGAGGGGacaatttaaattttatatttaaaaaactcTGCTCGCTTGCGTCGTTTGCTGCTGGCAGATGGAACATGTATTAGTTACCCGGGTGTTGTACTCAGTTCTTCAACATGACTATTACACCCTCTTTCAAGAGTATCGCTGTCCCCAATTCATTTCCAGTTCCAGCATTAATTACAGTGCAATACCCTAAGATATTATGTAGTGCAGTGTCCGTTACTTTTTTAAGTAGAATAATAGCAATGTCTGCCACATTCATAAAGTCTTTCAAGCTACTTAATTGTAGGAAGCTGCATATGCTGTTGACATTCAAAGTTGTAATCATGTAGATTTGAGACACGTCCATAACATACCACATTTTATAAATTCAACTCTTTCACCACAAACAATCAATATTAAAGCTATGAATAAGTGTTGCATATGTATCTGCCTTCTCTAACTTGGTCCTGCTCATCAGTAGCTGTTTTAACTATTTCTGATTTTAGTGTCTTACATGTACTGCAGACAAGAGGCTCATTCATCGTGATTCACTTTTTTAGCACCGCCTGCAACCAGTAACATTATGAGTAAATAACATCATTATTATTTCTCTCctatctcagatgttatgtctggttaaaaatggaaagtgacacagaccttcatcaagcgtgacttccttttaactgtacggtttatctgttgtggtattggggttctttaataatatgcttgctgtaatatctggtgtttattgtttgatcctgtattgcaatcatgaacccttccatctcactgtatatattgccttttcttagccttgtgtcggatgcatcttgatcgatgtgtggctgtgttagatgatacgggtgcttgccacatagtgttttctttttccaatttactttcttcgtatctgttgatgttatgtgatctaaagggttgtagaagtgattatgaaattgcagtggtgtagccgatgtatttatatgagtgattgctttgtgaatTTTGATAGTTTctactcgttctataaagaattttcttaaattgtctacctgtccataatgtaggttttttatgttgatgaatccccttcctccttcctttctgcttaatgtgaatctttctgttgctgaatgtgtgtgatgtattctatatttgtggcattgtgatcgtgtaagtgtattgagtgcttctaggtctgtgttactccatttcactactccaaatgagtaggtcaatattggtgtagcataagtatttatagcttttgtcttgcttcttgctgtcaattctgttttcagtatttttgttagtctttgtctatatttttcttttagttcttctttaatatttgtattatctattcctattttttgtctgtatcctagatatttataggcatctgttttttccatcgcttctatggagtcactgtggttattcaatatgtaatcttcttgtttagtgtgttttcccttgactatgctatttttcttcaattgtctgttccaaaagccatatttatatcattgctgaatacttctgttatctttagtaattggttgagttgttgattggttgctgccagtagttttagatcatccatgtatagcaaatgtgtgattttgtgtgggtatgttccagtaatattatatccataatttgtattatttagcacgttggatagtgggttcagagcaaggcagaaccagaaaggacttaatgagtctccttggtatattccacgcttaatctgtattggctgtgatgtgatattatttgaatttgtttggatattaagtgtggtttccaatttttcattactatgtttaggaactgcatcaatttaggatctactttgtatatttccaatatctgtagcaaccatgagtgggggtacactatcaaaagctgtttggtaatcaatgtatgtgacctttgtttagttttagcttgatatgtcacctctgtatctattatcagttgctctttacatccttgtgctcctttgcagcagcctttttgttcttcatttataattttgttctgtgttgtatgtgtcattaatttctgtgtaatgactgaagttaatattttgtatattgttggtaggcatgttatggggcgatatttagctgggtttgctgtgtctgcttgatctttaggtttcggataagttattccatgtgtaagtgtatcagggaatgtgtatgggtctgcaatgtaactgttaaataattcagttgtatgtgaatgtgttgaggtgaacttctttagccagaaatttgccatTTTGTCTTTTCcaagggctttccaattgtgcgtagaattaattgctcgggtgacttcacgtttcaaaattatcacttcaggcatttgtggtatcatcttgtatgtgtgtttctgcttgtatccaccatgcatgtctgttatgctgtaccgggtttgaccatatgttgctccataagtgttccatgtctgatatgtttggtggattgtctattttaatgtgtgtgttatctattgtctggtaaaatctcttttggtttgtgttgaatgtttggttttgtttccctcTATTTTCACTATTTTCgtaccttctaagtcg
This genomic interval carries:
- the LOC124553480 gene encoding GA-binding protein subunit beta-1-like, with amino-acid sequence MGFLLSLSTKERNWKLFEAAWQGAVGELRALVAAGADVLAKDGGCGWDGTALHCAAQHGHVEAARFLVGAGAAVDARDVDQRTPMHFAAENGHAAVVEVLLAASADPNATDLTGWTPLLWAAARDHADVAALLLAAGAERGTRNVDGRTALDFASENNNRRLMAMLSLRQPA